One window of Planktothrix serta PCC 8927 genomic DNA carries:
- a CDS encoding alpha-amylase family glycosyl hydrolase — protein MTTPLEFSAPTNLSEVNLNPRGKVHPSPTDWRDQTLYFLLPDRFSDGEESKRPLFDRHHPEDWKTLDKVAWMKAGTKFSGGTLKGIESKLDYLKDLGVTTLWVGPVWKQRCDLETYHGYGIQNFLEIDPRFGTRQDLRDLVDAAHERGMYVLLDIIYNHTGNNWFYQDENGQPTDTRSYCYSPAHPVAGWRSQTGDCIANPQSIEDGVWPQEFQNWEWYTRAGKIEHWDADPWENVMHPDVEFRRGDFFDLKDLCLSKDEVLSAVIKVYQYWIALSDCDGFRIDTVKHLPWEASRSFCGAIREYTESIGKENFLLLGEVTGGATTAKTYLDIFGLNLDAILDIGEPPKKLMELVKGFTNPQDFFNQYGGVDELGSHRLAGQYHVSILDDHDMVGRDGKYRVSANNNIPACYEQTAHTVGVQLTTLGIPCIYYGTEQAFDGNQNRHDFSLEPGADLAITIDRYIREVMFGGLFGAFETSSCHFFDPNHPTYLRIAAIARLRDQKSPVGLALRRGRQYLREISVNSRSFFWPTPGQVVGWSRILFTQEVVMALNTNGVESQSAYIGVDSSLHPAGSQITVLYNSAWNDDQLRHPPTSETLTVELYQNRTAVHLNLPPAGMVILA, from the coding sequence ATGACAACACCACTGGAATTTTCAGCCCCAACAAACTTATCTGAAGTTAATTTAAACCCTCGTGGTAAAGTTCATCCTAGTCCCACTGACTGGCGCGATCAAACCTTGTATTTTCTATTACCCGATCGCTTCAGTGATGGGGAAGAATCCAAACGTCCCCTGTTTGATCGCCATCATCCCGAAGACTGGAAAACCCTAGATAAAGTAGCTTGGATGAAAGCTGGAACCAAGTTTTCAGGAGGAACATTAAAAGGCATTGAAAGTAAATTAGATTACTTAAAAGATCTCGGTGTAACCACCCTGTGGGTCGGCCCCGTTTGGAAACAACGCTGCGATTTAGAAACCTATCATGGCTATGGAATTCAAAACTTTTTAGAAATAGATCCTCGGTTTGGAACCCGTCAAGATTTAAGAGATTTAGTTGATGCGGCTCATGAACGGGGAATGTACGTTTTACTCGATATTATTTATAATCACACCGGAAATAACTGGTTTTATCAAGACGAAAACGGTCAACCCACAGATACCCGTTCCTATTGCTATTCTCCGGCTCATCCGGTTGCAGGATGGCGTTCTCAAACCGGAGACTGTATTGCTAATCCCCAGTCTATTGAAGATGGCGTTTGGCCGCAAGAATTTCAAAATTGGGAGTGGTATACCCGCGCCGGAAAAATTGAACATTGGGACGCAGACCCTTGGGAAAATGTTATGCACCCAGATGTTGAATTCCGCCGGGGTGACTTTTTTGATTTAAAAGATCTTTGCCTATCTAAAGATGAAGTTTTATCAGCAGTTATTAAGGTTTATCAATATTGGATTGCCTTAAGTGATTGTGATGGATTTCGCATTGATACCGTTAAACATTTACCTTGGGAAGCCTCCCGTAGTTTTTGTGGAGCAATTCGGGAATATACTGAATCTATTGGTAAAGAAAACTTTTTACTGTTAGGAGAAGTAACGGGGGGTGCAACAACAGCAAAAACTTACCTCGATATTTTTGGCTTAAATTTAGATGCCATTTTAGATATTGGTGAACCGCCGAAAAAATTAATGGAATTGGTTAAAGGGTTTACAAATCCTCAAGACTTTTTTAATCAATATGGTGGCGTTGATGAGTTAGGAAGTCATCGACTTGCTGGACAATATCACGTCTCAATTTTGGATGATCATGACATGGTGGGACGGGATGGTAAATATCGCGTTTCTGCTAATAATAATATTCCTGCTTGTTATGAACAAACTGCCCACACCGTCGGCGTTCAATTAACAACATTAGGAATTCCCTGTATTTATTACGGTACAGAACAAGCCTTCGACGGTAATCAAAACCGCCATGATTTCAGCTTAGAACCTGGGGCAGATTTAGCTATCACAATTGATCGTTATATTCGGGAGGTGATGTTTGGGGGCTTATTTGGGGCGTTTGAAACCAGTTCCTGTCATTTCTTCGATCCCAATCATCCCACTTATTTACGAATTGCTGCGATCGCCCGCCTCCGAGATCAAAAAAGCCCCGTTGGGTTAGCTCTCCGACGCGGACGGCAATATTTACGGGAAATTAGCGTTAATAGTCGTTCATTTTTCTGGCCTACGCCCGGTCAAGTGGTGGGTTGGTCACGGATTTTGTTTACTCAAGAAGTCGTCATGGCTTTAAATACCAATGGTGTAGAAAGCCAGAGTGCTTACATTGGAGTTGATTCCAGCCTTCATCCTGCGGGTTCTCAAATCACGGTTCTCTACAATAGTGCTTGGAACGATGATCAACTACGTCATCCTCCCACCTCCGAAACCCTAACCGTTGAACTGTATCAGAATCGAACTGCTGTTCATCTGAACTTACCCCCAGCGGGAATGGTGATTTTAGCTTAA